Proteins encoded by one window of Halobaculum halobium:
- a CDS encoding Gfo/Idh/MocA family protein, with amino-acid sequence MYDVGIAGCGVIGTRLAESFAEHSDTVVAAACDVDAERAESFAAERDAAAYTDHRAMLADEDLDVLYVGVPPVHHREIAGDGLAAGVNVICEKPIAEDAETGAELAAMEADTDLVTAVNLPFRYTPGFVELRERVAAGDIGDPRRVSLDFRFPQWPREWQDVDWLESREQGGPIREVGTHFLFGVRELFGGVGRLSAEVRYSAPDAYEESVVGWFEAGGDGAVVADGARGGAADVGAEAVHGTIDLLTDHEQPEENAITVTGTEGELTLTEWYRLTAAPGTDAEEELCAERESTTLRLVDEFVTALDGGEGDLVSFAEATAVQRLVDAVFDSAGEPVDLSS; translated from the coding sequence ATGTACGACGTGGGGATCGCCGGCTGCGGGGTCATCGGCACCCGACTCGCGGAATCGTTCGCGGAGCACTCGGACACGGTCGTCGCGGCCGCCTGCGACGTGGACGCCGAGCGCGCGGAATCGTTCGCCGCCGAGCGCGACGCCGCCGCCTACACCGACCACAGGGCGATGCTCGCCGACGAGGACCTCGACGTGCTGTACGTCGGCGTTCCGCCGGTGCACCACCGCGAGATCGCCGGGGACGGCCTCGCGGCCGGCGTCAACGTCATCTGCGAGAAGCCGATCGCCGAGGACGCCGAGACGGGCGCGGAACTGGCCGCGATGGAGGCCGACACCGACCTCGTCACGGCGGTGAACCTCCCGTTCCGCTACACGCCGGGGTTCGTCGAACTGCGCGAGCGCGTCGCCGCCGGCGACATCGGCGATCCGCGGCGCGTCTCGCTGGACTTCCGGTTCCCGCAGTGGCCCCGCGAGTGGCAGGACGTCGACTGGCTGGAGTCGCGCGAGCAGGGCGGGCCGATCCGCGAGGTCGGGACGCACTTCCTGTTCGGCGTGCGAGAGCTGTTCGGCGGCGTCGGTCGACTGAGCGCCGAAGTGCGGTACAGCGCCCCCGACGCCTACGAGGAGTCGGTCGTCGGGTGGTTCGAAGCGGGTGGCGACGGCGCCGTCGTCGCCGATGGAGCCCGCGGCGGCGCAGCCGATGTCGGCGCCGAAGCCGTCCACGGCACGATCGACCTTCTCACCGACCACGAACAGCCCGAGGAGAACGCGATCACCGTCACCGGGACGGAGGGCGAACTGACGCTCACCGAGTGGTACCGGCTCACCGCTGCCCCCGGCACCGACGCCGAGGAGGAACTGTGCGCCGAGCGCGAGTCGACGACGCTGAGGCTCGTCGACGAGTTCGTCACCGCGCTGGATGGCGGCGAGGGCGACCTCGTCTCGTTCGCTGAGGCGACGGCGGTCCAGCGCCTCGTCGACGCGGTGTTCGACTCCGCGGGCGAGCCGGTCGACCTGTCGTCGTAG
- the paaE gene encoding 1,2-phenylacetyl-CoA epoxidase subunit PaaE, with protein sequence MRRNAPDPSVAAGVAGRDADDDPAECPYCGSTDTEREHPKGPGLCRSMHFCNACGEPFERFG encoded by the coding sequence ATGCGCCGGAATGCGCCGGATCCGAGCGTCGCCGCCGGGGTCGCCGGAAGGGACGCGGACGACGACCCCGCGGAGTGTCCGTACTGCGGATCGACCGACACCGAGCGCGAGCACCCAAAGGGGCCGGGGTTGTGCCGGTCGATGCATTTCTGCAACGCCTGCGGGGAGCCGTTCGAGCGGTTCGGCTAG
- the paaD gene encoding 1,2-phenylacetyl-CoA epoxidase subunit PaaD, which yields MPTDTPGDAGTGAPDGAATDAEACAYTAYEDGEAPEEYPKTGAGATGVEADVWDALFEVDDPEMPVSVVDLGLIYDVSVDGDGRCEVEMTLTYTGCPARDMITNDVRCAAATAPGVEAAEVRLRYSPEWTVAMVTDAGREALREFGLSV from the coding sequence ATGCCGACCGACACGCCGGGCGACGCGGGGACCGGCGCACCCGACGGCGCGGCCACCGACGCCGAGGCGTGCGCCTACACCGCCTACGAGGACGGCGAGGCGCCCGAGGAGTACCCGAAGACGGGCGCGGGCGCCACGGGCGTCGAGGCCGACGTGTGGGACGCGCTGTTCGAGGTCGACGATCCGGAGATGCCCGTCAGCGTCGTGGATCTCGGCCTGATATACGACGTGTCCGTCGACGGGGACGGACGTTGCGAGGTGGAGATGACACTCACGTACACCGGCTGTCCCGCCCGCGACATGATCACGAACGACGTGCGCTGCGCCGCAGCGACCGCGCCGGGCGTCGAGGCGGCGGAGGTGCGCCTGCGGTACTCGCCCGAGTGGACCGTCGCGATGGTGACCGACGCGGGGCGCGAGGCCCTGCGCGAATTCGGGTTGAGCGTGTGA
- the paaC gene encoding 1,2-phenylacetyl-CoA epoxidase subunit PaaC, which yields MTERDAISGDAQRVADDDAAAESEPPAAASLDRGSLTPEQQLALEELLFRLADDEFVHAERLTEWQIYAPTIESDLALANVAQDEFGHARLWYDLLQELGYTEEECIWRRDAGDWTHATIVERPFADDGWGDAVVRTYLYDAAERVRLEALTDTSYAPLADRVGKVLAEEEYHRDHAVSWLERLASDDDARERLQAAVDDLFPHALSLFHPGEREDAIRAAGFRRESLTAMREEWLDTVIPTLEGYGLVVPEPGEVTRPDARGRDGTHTDAWFDLQEAFTATHREVDFETPARLRGEEA from the coding sequence ATGACCGAGCGCGACGCGATCTCGGGCGATGCACAGCGGGTCGCAGACGACGACGCCGCAGCGGAGTCCGAACCGCCCGCCGCGGCGTCGCTCGACCGCGGTTCTCTCACCCCCGAGCAGCAGCTCGCGCTGGAGGAACTCCTGTTCCGACTGGCAGACGACGAGTTCGTCCACGCCGAACGTCTCACCGAGTGGCAGATATACGCGCCGACTATCGAATCGGACCTCGCGCTCGCCAACGTCGCCCAAGACGAGTTCGGCCACGCCCGCCTGTGGTACGACCTCCTGCAGGAACTCGGATACACCGAGGAGGAGTGCATCTGGCGGCGCGACGCCGGCGACTGGACGCACGCGACGATCGTCGAGCGCCCGTTCGCCGACGACGGCTGGGGCGACGCCGTCGTCCGAACCTACCTGTACGACGCGGCCGAGCGCGTCCGCCTCGAAGCGCTGACCGACACCAGCTACGCCCCCCTTGCGGACCGCGTGGGCAAGGTGCTCGCCGAGGAGGAGTATCACCGCGACCACGCGGTGAGCTGGCTCGAACGCCTGGCGAGCGACGACGACGCCCGCGAGCGCCTCCAGGCCGCCGTCGACGACCTGTTCCCCCACGCGCTGTCGCTGTTCCATCCGGGCGAGCGCGAGGACGCGATCCGGGCAGCCGGCTTCCGTCGCGAGTCGCTGACGGCGATGCGCGAGGAGTGGCTCGACACCGTCATTCCGACTCTGGAGGGGTACGGGCTCGTCGTGCCTGAACCCGGTGAGGTCACTCGTCCGGACGCCCGCGGCCGCGACGGGACTCACACCGACGCGTGGTTCGACCTGCAGGAGGCGTTCACCGCGACCCACCGCGAGGTCGACTTCGAGACGCCCGCACGCCTGCGCGGGGAGGAGGCGTAG
- a CDS encoding sensor histidine kinase, giving the protein MWYLDRHRGSAGAGWLMATLSAQTLWALAYAVGLLTSDLAVRAYAEALAWVGMVWLGPLFLGFAFAYTGRSDLLRTRGVRLLFTIPAAASLLALTHPFHDWLWLFLRRSPEFGIATVRYTIQLPGYAALLVSLGAAGVGVLLLVGAIHAYGPLYRREATALALTTLFPATGVVVWLVGVGPWPEVNFGVPLLLFHVVLDAYAFVGTRIFETAPTTQRAAKRSALDDLAEPLLVLDTEAAVVNLNRRAETLFGVDDTHTLPISFHDIAGADLDRVRSTGELTVTGPDGGIFSASYTPLSDPRGDDVGGLLVLHEVTVERRRKEQLSVLNRILRHNLRNELTVARGNAQSIQVSATDTALRTQAGAIVESSDRLLATAKKAKEFAQVQGRDLELSVVDVTEVVNDVWRDLGESYPHAEVTAEVEPVETRLRTDARVLSLVLSNLIENAIVHAGEREDRTRPAPTVVVRVTDAPTDESATVVEVADDNPRIADSEIAALRAGDETALEHGSGIGLWIAHWCVTALNGRIEFDYDDGNVVRVTLARDTAEGADHSAAVDGAAETAGGPGSLRADHTPGTTSGAGPSEADD; this is encoded by the coding sequence GTGTGGTATCTCGACCGCCACCGGGGGTCGGCCGGCGCCGGATGGCTGATGGCGACACTCTCGGCGCAGACGCTGTGGGCGCTCGCGTACGCGGTCGGGCTCCTCACGTCCGACCTCGCGGTCCGGGCGTACGCGGAAGCCTTGGCTTGGGTCGGGATGGTGTGGCTCGGGCCGCTGTTTCTCGGATTTGCCTTCGCGTACACCGGCCGGTCTGACCTCCTCCGCACGCGGGGGGTTCGACTGCTGTTCACGATCCCGGCGGCGGCGTCGCTGCTCGCGCTCACCCACCCGTTTCACGACTGGCTGTGGCTGTTCCTCAGGCGGTCGCCCGAGTTCGGGATCGCGACGGTCCGATACACGATCCAACTTCCGGGGTATGCGGCCCTTCTGGTCAGTCTCGGGGCGGCGGGGGTCGGCGTCCTCTTGCTGGTGGGAGCGATCCACGCGTACGGGCCGCTGTACCGTCGAGAAGCGACCGCACTGGCGCTCACGACGCTGTTCCCGGCTACCGGGGTGGTCGTGTGGCTCGTCGGCGTCGGTCCGTGGCCCGAAGTGAACTTCGGGGTGCCGCTGTTGCTGTTCCACGTCGTCCTCGACGCGTACGCCTTCGTCGGGACCCGCATCTTCGAGACGGCACCGACCACGCAGCGGGCCGCCAAGCGGAGCGCGCTCGACGACCTCGCGGAGCCGTTGCTGGTCCTCGACACGGAGGCGGCCGTCGTGAACCTGAACCGTCGGGCGGAAACCCTGTTCGGCGTGGACGACACGCACACGCTCCCGATCTCGTTCCACGATATCGCGGGGGCGGACCTCGACCGCGTTCGGTCGACGGGCGAACTCACCGTCACTGGGCCCGACGGCGGGATCTTCTCGGCCTCGTACACGCCGCTGAGCGATCCCCGCGGCGACGACGTCGGCGGACTGCTCGTGCTCCACGAGGTGACCGTCGAGCGTCGTCGCAAAGAGCAACTGTCGGTGCTCAACCGGATCCTCCGGCACAACCTCCGGAACGAACTGACCGTCGCCAGAGGCAACGCGCAGTCGATCCAAGTGAGCGCCACCGACACCGCGCTCCGGACGCAGGCGGGGGCGATCGTCGAGTCCAGCGACCGACTGCTCGCGACCGCGAAGAAAGCGAAGGAGTTCGCGCAGGTGCAGGGACGCGACCTCGAGCTGTCCGTCGTTGACGTGACAGAGGTGGTCAACGACGTGTGGCGAGACCTCGGGGAGTCGTACCCCCACGCCGAGGTCACGGCGGAAGTCGAGCCCGTCGAGACCCGGCTCCGAACGGACGCTCGGGTGCTCTCGCTGGTGCTCTCGAATCTAATCGAGAACGCGATCGTCCACGCGGGCGAGCGCGAAGACCGGACTCGGCCCGCCCCGACGGTCGTCGTTCGGGTCACCGACGCCCCGACCGACGAGTCGGCCACCGTCGTCGAGGTCGCCGACGACAACCCCCGGATCGCCGACTCGGAGATCGCGGCGCTCCGTGCCGGCGACGAGACGGCGCTGGAACACGGGAGCGGGATCGGCCTGTGGATCGCCCACTGGTGTGTCACCGCGCTCAACGGCCGCATCGAGTTCGACTACGACGACGGAAACGTCGTTCGGGTCACGCTTGCGAGGGACACGGCCGAGGGCGCCGACCACTCCGCCGCAGTCGATGGCGCCGCGGAGACGGCCGGCGGCCCCGGCAGTCTGCGTGCCGACCACACACCGGGGACGACGTCGGGGGCAGGTCCCTCGGAGGCCGACGACTGA
- a CDS encoding ATPase domain-containing protein — protein MVGLSRIDPGVPGLSTVLHGGFVPERAYMLRGGAGTGKTVLGLQFLAACEGSTLFIGFEEPTENIRRNASTLGIDTDDVSFLDLSPDGDAFAADASYDVFGADEVEGDAITAQIREAVEATDPDRVFIDPMTQLRHYVRDDYQFRRKVSSFIRYLTDRGTTVLFSTQPTGSVSDEDLEFICDGTITLAHAEKGRTLEVTKFRGSSFASGVHTARVDDGGVRVYPQLVPGDHDIGFTSETVSSGVAELDDLLHGGIDRGTVSVISGPSGVGKTTTATHFLVEAAARGEHSVAYLFEESAATYTHRAGAIGLPVTELRDRGALDVREIEPLGVSPDEFAADVREAVEEDGARTVLIDGVSGYRLSLRGEDDDLVRELHALCRYLRNMGVAVILVDDVASITGDFQVTSDRISYLADTIVFLRYIELTGELQKAIGVLKKRTSDFERTLREFRITDDGIALGDPMTRLRGVLSGSPELVDD, from the coding sequence ATGGTTGGTCTTTCGCGAATCGATCCGGGTGTCCCGGGTCTCTCTACGGTTCTCCACGGCGGATTCGTCCCCGAGCGCGCGTACATGCTCCGGGGCGGCGCCGGAACCGGGAAGACGGTGCTGGGGCTGCAGTTTCTCGCGGCCTGCGAGGGATCGACGCTGTTCATCGGATTCGAAGAACCGACCGAGAACATCCGGCGGAACGCGTCGACGCTCGGGATCGACACCGACGACGTCTCGTTTCTCGATCTGAGTCCCGACGGCGACGCGTTCGCGGCGGACGCCTCCTACGACGTGTTCGGCGCCGACGAGGTCGAGGGCGACGCCATCACCGCGCAGATCCGCGAGGCGGTCGAGGCGACCGACCCGGATCGGGTGTTCATCGATCCGATGACCCAGCTTCGCCACTACGTGCGAGACGACTACCAGTTCCGCCGGAAGGTGTCGTCGTTCATCCGCTACCTCACCGACCGCGGGACGACGGTCCTCTTTTCGACGCAGCCGACGGGGTCGGTTTCCGACGAGGACCTGGAGTTCATCTGCGACGGGACGATCACCCTCGCGCACGCCGAGAAGGGTCGGACGCTGGAGGTGACGAAGTTCCGCGGGTCGTCGTTCGCCTCGGGCGTCCACACCGCCCGGGTCGACGACGGCGGCGTCCGCGTCTACCCGCAGTTGGTCCCCGGCGACCACGACATCGGGTTCACGTCCGAGACCGTCTCCTCGGGCGTCGCCGAACTCGACGACCTCCTCCACGGCGGCATCGACCGCGGCACCGTCTCGGTCATCTCGGGCCCCAGCGGCGTCGGGAAGACGACCACGGCGACGCACTTCCTCGTCGAGGCCGCCGCCCGCGGGGAGCACTCCGTCGCGTACCTGTTCGAGGAGAGCGCGGCGACGTACACCCACCGCGCGGGAGCGATCGGCCTTCCCGTGACCGAACTGCGCGACCGCGGCGCGCTCGACGTACGCGAGATCGAACCGCTCGGCGTCTCGCCCGACGAGTTCGCCGCCGACGTGCGCGAGGCCGTCGAGGAGGACGGCGCGCGGACGGTCCTCATCGACGGCGTGTCGGGCTACCGGCTCTCGCTGCGCGGCGAGGACGACGATCTGGTCCGCGAACTGCACGCGCTGTGTCGCTACCTCCGGAACATGGGCGTCGCGGTGATCCTCGTCGACGACGTCGCCTCGATCACCGGCGACTTCCAGGTGACGAGCGACCGGATCAGCTACCTCGCGGACACCATCGTGTTCCTCCGGTACATCGAACTCACCGGCGAACTGCAGAAGGCGATCGGCGTGCTGAAGAAGCGGACCTCCGACTTCGAGCGCACGCTCCGAGAGTTCCGGATCACCGACGACGGCATCGCCCTCGGCGACCCCATGACTCGGCTCCGGGGAGTCCTCTCCGGCTCGCCGGAGTTAGTCGATGACTGA
- the paaB gene encoding 1,2-phenylacetyl-CoA epoxidase subunit PaaB has translation MIWEVFRQEKPGDYHRHVGNVHAPDREMAKLFAQIQHARRMQTNSLWVVPQPEIGEVDAEDAAFGGRTDKSYRWAMTYNDIDSSFAQEVEDSEAEQREAARTRREQLESEGER, from the coding sequence ATGATCTGGGAAGTGTTCAGACAGGAGAAGCCGGGCGACTACCACCGCCACGTCGGCAACGTCCACGCACCCGACCGCGAGATGGCGAAGCTGTTCGCGCAGATCCAGCACGCCCGCCGGATGCAGACCAACTCGCTGTGGGTGGTGCCGCAGCCCGAGATCGGCGAGGTCGACGCCGAGGACGCCGCCTTCGGCGGCCGCACGGACAAGTCGTACCGCTGGGCGATGACGTACAACGACATCGACTCGTCGTTCGCCCAGGAGGTCGAGGACAGCGAGGCCGAACAGCGCGAGGCGGCGAGAACGCGCCGCGAGCAGCTCGAATCGGAGGGCGAGCGATGA
- a CDS encoding flavin reductase family protein: METAVSDRTPREIARIIKTAVSPRPIAWISTVDGDGVDNLAPFSSYNYVSSREPVVLFNSPNDANGGLKDTPRNALDIGEFAVNVVTEPLLERMDHSAESLPPEESEFDEVGVTRADCCRIDVPRVAEAAVTMECTLYDSMEVHDRLMVLGEVEYVHVDDDTLTDGQIDQRKLPTVGRLGGPYYTVSDITEFERQF, translated from the coding sequence ATGGAAACAGCCGTCTCCGACCGGACGCCCCGGGAGATCGCACGGATAATCAAGACCGCCGTCTCGCCGCGTCCGATCGCGTGGATCAGCACCGTCGACGGGGACGGCGTCGACAACCTCGCACCGTTTAGCTCGTACAACTACGTCTCCTCTCGGGAACCAGTGGTGCTGTTCAACTCTCCGAACGACGCCAACGGCGGGCTCAAAGACACCCCGCGAAACGCGCTCGACATCGGCGAGTTCGCGGTGAACGTCGTCACCGAACCCCTGCTGGAGCGGATGGACCACAGCGCCGAGTCGCTGCCGCCGGAGGAAAGCGAGTTCGACGAGGTCGGCGTGACGCGCGCCGACTGTTGCCGCATCGACGTCCCGCGCGTCGCGGAGGCGGCCGTCACCATGGAGTGCACGCTGTACGACTCGATGGAGGTCCACGACCGGCTGATGGTCCTCGGGGAGGTGGAGTACGTCCACGTCGACGACGACACGCTCACCGACGGCCAGATCGACCAGCGGAAGCTCCCGACGGTGGGTCGCCTGGGCGGGCCGTACTACACCGTCTCGGACATCACGGAGTTCGAGCGGCAGTTCTGA
- a CDS encoding PAS domain S-box protein — MTDGPATDPGAAGEAPPTTVLVVVDDDADRGLLREWLAESDEFTPRVVDAGDLAAFEADFDVCLFDVEGVRTVADALAAHRESTVTYTPTLLYVPERYGDAEAVLARLGSTGDHVDDVIDAPVRRANLARRLRTLARARHFSTKLEHSRDRHRRLVRRLPDAVFVCSDGRVTYANPAAASLLGVESEAVRGREFVDLVPAVDRDSVGRALETAGADGRSEPVETVLQRTVVRNADGGAEPAEPAASDAASADASDTAPTDADSGEGSVSEPLIDPAGPVPVEMTAIDAGDGDVQVIAHDLRQRRERQERLALYRRAMDEATVGITIAEHSSDEEGLIYANEEFKRLSGLDDDELIGHNPRMLQTDETDPEPVARLRRAIELGEETSVVLLNKRSDGRKWYNALDISPIRGPDGEVTHYLGFQRDVTEWMSHQQRLSVLDRVLRHNIRNRLNVVLGYADRAERSIAAADRTDEPLAVDAEELRADIDRIREAATDILELSDSARRFREDVGADGDDDPVDAATIVVDVASALAAEADGADVLVSTPDDSATVAGATPLSLVVDELLSNALEHVDDPTVCLSLSIEGDEVVLRVADDGPGIPPDSRAPLDSGAETPTEHGQGVGLWLVRWTIDAVGGTVRYEDGADGGAVVTARFPIAEDEATAG, encoded by the coding sequence ATGACTGACGGTCCGGCGACCGACCCGGGCGCAGCGGGCGAGGCGCCTCCGACCACGGTGCTGGTTGTCGTCGACGACGACGCGGACCGCGGGCTCCTCCGCGAGTGGCTCGCCGAAAGCGACGAGTTCACGCCGCGCGTCGTCGACGCCGGCGACCTCGCGGCGTTCGAGGCCGACTTCGACGTCTGCCTGTTCGACGTTGAGGGCGTCCGGACCGTCGCCGACGCGCTCGCTGCCCACCGCGAATCGACGGTGACGTACACGCCGACCCTACTGTACGTCCCCGAGCGCTACGGCGACGCAGAGGCCGTCCTCGCGCGCCTCGGAAGCACGGGCGACCACGTCGACGACGTGATCGACGCGCCGGTCCGGCGCGCGAACCTCGCCAGACGGCTGCGCACGCTCGCTCGCGCGAGGCACTTCTCGACCAAACTCGAGCACAGTCGGGACCGCCATCGGCGACTCGTCCGCAGGCTACCGGACGCCGTCTTCGTCTGCTCCGACGGGCGCGTGACGTACGCGAACCCCGCGGCGGCATCGCTGCTTGGCGTCGAGTCGGAGGCGGTTCGGGGCCGGGAGTTCGTCGATCTCGTCCCCGCGGTCGATCGCGACAGCGTCGGTCGCGCCTTGGAGACGGCCGGCGCCGACGGGCGCAGCGAACCGGTCGAGACGGTGCTGCAGCGGACGGTGGTCCGAAACGCGGACGGGGGCGCCGAACCGGCAGAACCGGCGGCATCGGACGCGGCGTCAGCCGACGCGTCGGATACCGCGCCGACGGACGCGGACTCCGGCGAAGGGTCGGTCTCCGAGCCACTGATCGACCCGGCGGGTCCGGTGCCCGTCGAGATGACCGCGATCGACGCCGGCGACGGCGACGTACAGGTGATCGCTCACGACCTCCGTCAGCGGCGCGAACGACAGGAGCGACTGGCGCTGTACCGGCGCGCGATGGACGAGGCGACCGTCGGCATCACCATCGCCGAGCACTCCTCCGACGAGGAGGGACTCATCTACGCGAACGAGGAGTTCAAGCGGCTCAGCGGCCTCGACGACGACGAACTCATCGGACACAACCCCCGGATGTTGCAGACGGACGAGACCGACCCGGAACCGGTTGCGAGACTTCGGCGGGCCATCGAACTCGGCGAGGAGACCTCGGTCGTGCTGTTGAACAAGCGGAGCGACGGGCGCAAGTGGTACAACGCGCTCGACATCTCGCCGATCCGCGGCCCCGACGGCGAGGTGACACACTACCTCGGGTTCCAACGCGACGTGACCGAGTGGATGTCCCACCAACAACGCCTCTCGGTGTTGGACCGCGTGCTCAGGCACAACATCCGCAACCGCCTGAACGTCGTGCTCGGCTATGCCGACCGGGCGGAGCGATCGATCGCGGCGGCCGACCGGACGGACGAACCGCTCGCCGTCGACGCCGAGGAACTCCGAGCCGACATCGACCGCATCCGGGAGGCGGCGACGGACATCCTCGAACTGTCCGACAGCGCGCGGCGCTTTCGCGAGGACGTGGGCGCCGACGGCGACGACGACCCCGTCGACGCCGCGACCATCGTCGTCGACGTCGCCAGCGCGCTCGCTGCCGAGGCCGACGGCGCGGACGTACTGGTGTCGACGCCGGACGACTCCGCTACGGTCGCCGGCGCGACCCCCCTCTCGTTGGTGGTCGACGAACTACTCTCGAACGCCCTCGAACACGTTGACGATCCGACAGTCTGCCTCTCGCTGTCGATCGAGGGCGACGAGGTCGTCCTCCGCGTCGCCGACGACGGCCCGGGGATCCCCCCCGACAGCCGCGCGCCGCTGGACTCCGGTGCGGAAACGCCGACCGAACACGGGCAGGGCGTGGGGCTGTGGCTCGTCCGCTGGACGATCGACGCGGTCGGCGGGACCGTGCGCTACGAGGACGGAGCCGACGGCGGCGCGGTCGTCACCGCCCGGTTCCCGATCGCGGAGGACGAAGCGACGGCGGGGTGA
- a CDS encoding MaoC/PaaZ C-terminal domain-containing protein, protein MAYSYEPHYFEDFEAGQEFVSVGRTVTESDFVMHSALTGDWTELHTNAEYAEDNAFGERIAHGPMTFVQATGFVYRTGIVERTALAFLGMNYMDLPNPVFIGDTISMEMEVTETKDVSSRDDAGLVVIDCEVTNQDDTVVLQGDMKFLIKTRAAADDPHA, encoded by the coding sequence ATGGCTTACAGCTACGAGCCGCACTACTTCGAGGACTTCGAGGCCGGCCAGGAGTTCGTGAGCGTCGGGCGGACCGTCACCGAGTCGGATTTCGTGATGCACTCGGCGCTGACGGGCGACTGGACCGAACTACACACGAACGCCGAGTACGCCGAGGACAACGCCTTCGGCGAGCGCATCGCTCACGGCCCGATGACGTTCGTGCAGGCGACCGGGTTCGTGTATCGAACCGGCATCGTCGAGCGGACCGCGCTGGCGTTCCTCGGGATGAACTACATGGACCTCCCGAACCCCGTGTTCATCGGCGACACCATCTCGATGGAGATGGAGGTGACGGAGACGAAGGACGTGTCCAGCCGCGACGACGCCGGCCTCGTGGTCATCGACTGCGAGGTGACCAACCAGGACGACACCGTCGTCCTGCAGGGCGACATGAAGTTCCTCATCAAGACCCGCGCCGCGGCCGACGACCCGCACGCGTGA